From a region of the Nitrospira sp. genome:
- a CDS encoding pseudouridine synthase, whose translation MRINKFFTEHGICSRREADRLIESGAITINGRVAKLGDQVEPGDIIAREGRVILWGRASLYIKYHKPVGVTTTSESHVARNIIAEIGHPERIFPIGRLDKDSSGLILLTNDGDIVNEILRAEFGHEREYLVQVDRPFEQSFLEHLSQGVVILGSRTKPCRTMRVGRDQFRIILTEGRNRQIRRMCRTLGYRVMTLHRTRIMHITVNGLSAGSWKELTSLEREELLRAVGRPHI comes from the coding sequence ATCCGCATCAATAAGTTCTTTACCGAGCACGGGATCTGTTCCCGGCGCGAAGCTGACCGTTTGATTGAGTCAGGCGCCATCACGATTAACGGCAGGGTCGCCAAACTCGGGGACCAGGTAGAGCCTGGCGACATCATTGCTCGTGAAGGCAGGGTGATCCTCTGGGGTAGAGCAAGCCTTTACATTAAGTACCATAAGCCGGTCGGCGTCACGACAACGAGCGAGTCGCACGTCGCTAGAAACATCATTGCGGAGATCGGGCATCCCGAGCGGATCTTCCCGATAGGCCGGCTCGATAAGGATTCATCCGGTCTCATTTTGCTGACGAACGACGGCGACATCGTGAATGAGATTCTTCGTGCCGAATTCGGGCACGAACGAGAGTACCTCGTACAGGTCGATCGTCCGTTCGAACAGTCCTTCTTGGAGCATCTATCGCAGGGCGTGGTCATTCTTGGAAGCAGGACGAAGCCCTGCCGGACGATGCGCGTGGGGCGTGATCAGTTTCGCATCATTCTGACGGAGGGACGCAACCGGCAGATCAGGCGCATGTGCCGGACGCTGGGTTATCGAGTGATGACGTTGCACCGAACGAGGATCATGCACATTACTGTCAACGGGCTGAGCGCCGGGAGTTGGAAAGAACTCACGAGTCTGGAGCGGGAAGAGCTCCTGAGAGCGGTAGGACGGCCTCACATCTGA
- the nhaR gene encoding transcriptional activator NhaR, producing the protein MDWLNYHHLLYFWSVAKHGTVTKACEELRLAQPTISGQIHLLENTLGEKLFIRSGRQLALTEMGQLVFKYAEDIFATGQELMNTVKGQGNGHPTRLVVGIADAVPKPLATQLLKSALKLYRPTRLICNEDKLRQLLTDLAAHRSDLVIADTPAPPGIKEHTYNHPLGESGVTLFATAKLASQYRRGFPQSLRDAPLLLPTSNAMLRRLLDQWLVNYGMQPNIVGEFDDSATLKAFGQDGHGIFPGASVIEKEICRQYRVQVVGQAEGLKQHFYAITVERRLKHPIVLALVRTARRELLS; encoded by the coding sequence ATGGATTGGCTGAACTATCACCACCTGCTGTATTTCTGGTCCGTCGCTAAGCACGGGACTGTGACCAAAGCCTGCGAGGAACTCCGTCTGGCGCAGCCCACGATCAGCGGACAGATCCATCTCTTGGAAAATACGTTGGGAGAGAAGTTATTCATCCGGTCCGGCCGCCAGCTGGCGCTGACGGAGATGGGCCAGCTCGTGTTCAAGTACGCGGAGGACATCTTCGCGACCGGTCAAGAGCTGATGAACACGGTGAAGGGGCAGGGCAATGGGCATCCGACGCGGCTGGTCGTCGGCATTGCGGACGCGGTGCCGAAACCGTTGGCGACTCAGCTCCTCAAATCGGCTCTGAAGCTGTATCGGCCGACGCGGTTGATCTGCAACGAAGACAAATTGCGCCAACTCCTGACCGATCTGGCCGCCCATCGTTCGGATCTGGTGATCGCCGACACACCGGCCCCGCCGGGCATCAAGGAGCACACGTATAACCACCCCTTGGGCGAATCGGGAGTCACGCTGTTTGCCACGGCAAAGCTGGCCTCGCAGTATCGCCGAGGTTTTCCCCAATCGCTTCGCGACGCACCATTACTCCTTCCTACCTCCAACGCCATGCTTCGGCGGCTGTTGGATCAATGGCTGGTCAACTACGGAATGCAACCCAACATAGTGGGGGAGTTCGACGACAGCGCGACATTAAAAGCGTTCGGACAGGACGGGCACGGGATCTTCCCCGGCGCATCGGTGATTGAGAAGGAAATCTGTCGCCAATATCGAGTGCAGGTAGTCGGCCAAGCGGAAGGGCTCAAGCAGCACTTCTACGCCATCACCGTGGAGCGGCGGCTGAAGCACCCGATCGTTCTCGCCCTCGTTCGAACCGCCCGTCGCGAGTTGCTCAGTTAG
- a CDS encoding TolC family protein produces MIALVLAIVTLLPMTALAEPVIDSRAVQAQSTRTAPLTISEVLARIELTHPLLQGMGAERSKARAKILKALGAWEPMVKNYTQTERYNTWNLTTAFNIPSQQTGGYADSTVQVGHPWGFTVEGGLRSGFGDHPNSRIAFPPDLLATYHYQHFYYGGTVHLLRGFMVNEENAQFQQAELAGPQAEIKVAQKRQDLYLAGAVQYWDWQVAVKQADVVKRALGVAEERLVQVEGLAKGGKVAPLDVVEANQEVQKRQQAAIAAQRKVEYEQYKLSLFLWENGEPVTPRAEWAPEFQGETPLPTNEEVAGYKVEAKETRPEVRDLYIEAKLNNIDIKLAKNKLLPTLDLEGGPTKGVADWVVGLGYRVGLHSEMPVFQREARGKIMAAEVSQQQLALKQLYTEQQVSFDVDNWLSAQVRARDRVTAATEALRLAKTLEEGERTRFNLGSTTVLFVNLRERHVVEQAYQLYRAQADYAVSRGGMLWARGALSKPWAESELSKYGNPLTAAGMNGFKRPGRD; encoded by the coding sequence ATGATCGCTCTGGTGTTGGCCATTGTGACTCTTCTGCCAATGACCGCACTGGCGGAACCGGTGATCGACTCGCGTGCCGTACAAGCGCAGTCGACTCGCACCGCACCACTGACCATCAGCGAAGTGCTGGCTCGCATCGAGTTGACGCATCCACTGCTTCAGGGGATGGGAGCCGAGCGATCGAAGGCCCGGGCGAAGATCCTGAAGGCGCTCGGAGCCTGGGAACCGATGGTCAAGAATTATACACAGACCGAACGCTATAACACGTGGAATCTCACGACGGCGTTCAACATTCCGAGTCAACAAACGGGTGGATATGCCGACAGCACGGTCCAGGTCGGGCATCCCTGGGGCTTCACGGTCGAAGGCGGGCTCCGCAGCGGCTTCGGCGATCACCCCAACAGTCGCATTGCGTTTCCCCCTGACCTACTGGCCACCTATCATTATCAGCATTTCTACTACGGCGGGACAGTCCATCTGCTGCGAGGCTTCATGGTCAACGAGGAGAACGCCCAGTTTCAACAGGCGGAACTCGCGGGGCCGCAAGCGGAGATCAAAGTGGCGCAGAAGCGGCAAGATCTCTACCTGGCCGGAGCGGTGCAGTATTGGGATTGGCAGGTCGCTGTGAAACAAGCGGATGTGGTGAAGCGTGCCTTGGGCGTTGCCGAAGAGCGCTTGGTCCAGGTCGAAGGGTTGGCCAAGGGCGGGAAGGTCGCGCCGCTCGATGTCGTCGAGGCGAACCAAGAGGTTCAGAAACGGCAACAGGCTGCGATCGCCGCGCAACGGAAGGTGGAGTATGAACAGTATAAATTGTCCCTGTTTCTCTGGGAAAACGGCGAACCGGTGACGCCGCGAGCGGAATGGGCGCCGGAATTCCAGGGGGAAACGCCGCTTCCGACCAACGAGGAGGTTGCCGGCTATAAAGTAGAGGCGAAAGAAACACGGCCTGAAGTGCGGGACCTCTACATCGAGGCCAAGCTGAACAATATCGACATTAAGCTCGCCAAGAACAAACTGCTCCCCACGTTGGATCTTGAAGGGGGGCCGACCAAGGGCGTTGCGGACTGGGTCGTGGGACTCGGGTATCGGGTCGGTCTGCATAGTGAGATGCCGGTGTTCCAACGGGAAGCGCGTGGGAAGATCATGGCTGCGGAAGTGAGCCAGCAACAATTGGCGTTGAAACAGCTATACACCGAACAACAAGTCAGCTTCGACGTGGATAACTGGCTCTCGGCCCAAGTGCGGGCCAGAGACCGGGTGACGGCGGCGACGGAGGCCCTACGGCTGGCCAAGACGCTGGAGGAAGGCGAGCGCACGAGGTTTAACTTGGGATCTACCACCGTCTTATTCGTGAACCTCCGTGAGCGCCACGTGGTGGAACAGGCGTACCAGCTGTATCGGGCGCAGGCCGACTACGCCGTGTCGCGTGGAGGTATGTTGTGGGCCAGGGGAGCGCTGTCTAAGCCCTGGGCCGAAAGCGAGTTGAGCAAGTACGGAAACCCGCTGACGGCGGCGGGCATGAACGGCTTCAAACGACCGGGCCGCGATTAA
- a CDS encoding TolC family protein, which translates to MAALLLVILILLPVATLAEPVHDSSALKAQSSRTEPLTISEVLARIELTHPLLRATGVERMDARAKILKALGAWEPKFNNRTEADRYQSWNFLAFVNETTGGYNDSTIAMGHPWGFTIEGGIRNGFGDRTNQGAHALLANDGLLFWHNQQMIISGSAHLLRGFMMNDEYADFQKAELAGPQAEIHVAQKRQDLYLAGAVQYWDWQVAVKQNEVQQRTLAVAEERFKQIEGQAKRGLSSPLDVIEATQEVQRRREAAIAAQRKVEYEQYKLSLYLWENGEPVSPRPEWAPEFQGETPLPTKEEIAAYKVEAKEDRPEVRELYIDAKINNIDIKLAKNYLLPKLDFKGGQMDAGSDWNVGVGYRTESWFAMPLFQREGRGKVLYAEADQQQLALKQLYTEQQVSIDVDNWLSAQVRARDRVKAATEALRLAKTLEEGERTRFNMGATTVLFVNLRERNVVEQAYQLYRAQADYAVSRGGMLWARGSLSKPWPQSELAKYGNPLTAAGTNGFKRPGRD; encoded by the coding sequence ATGGCCGCTCTATTACTCGTGATTCTGATCTTGCTTCCCGTGGCGACGCTGGCCGAACCGGTGCACGATTCCAGCGCGTTGAAGGCGCAGTCCTCCCGCACCGAGCCTCTGACCATCAGCGAAGTGCTCGCCCGCATTGAGTTGACGCATCCGTTGCTGCGGGCGACAGGGGTGGAACGGATGGATGCCCGAGCGAAGATCCTGAAGGCGCTCGGGGCCTGGGAACCAAAGTTCAACAACCGGACCGAGGCCGATCGATATCAGTCTTGGAATTTCCTGGCCTTCGTGAATGAGACGACGGGGGGATATAACGATTCCACGATCGCGATGGGGCATCCCTGGGGCTTCACGATCGAAGGCGGGATCCGCAACGGGTTTGGGGATCGCACGAACCAAGGCGCCCATGCTCTCCTCGCGAATGATGGCCTGTTGTTCTGGCATAACCAGCAAATGATCATAAGTGGGTCGGCCCACCTGCTGCGCGGCTTCATGATGAATGATGAGTACGCCGACTTCCAGAAGGCTGAACTTGCGGGACCGCAGGCGGAGATCCACGTCGCGCAGAAACGGCAAGACCTCTATCTCGCCGGCGCCGTGCAGTACTGGGATTGGCAAGTGGCAGTGAAGCAGAACGAAGTCCAGCAACGGACCCTGGCTGTGGCTGAAGAACGGTTCAAGCAGATCGAGGGCCAGGCGAAGAGGGGACTGTCCTCGCCGCTCGATGTGATCGAAGCCACTCAAGAAGTCCAGCGACGGCGAGAGGCAGCCATCGCCGCCCAACGGAAAGTGGAGTATGAGCAGTACAAACTGTCCCTCTATCTCTGGGAGAACGGCGAGCCGGTGTCGCCGCGACCGGAATGGGCACCTGAATTCCAAGGAGAAACGCCGCTCCCGACCAAGGAGGAGATCGCGGCCTATAAGGTGGAGGCTAAAGAGGACCGGCCGGAAGTGCGGGAGCTTTACATCGACGCCAAGATCAACAATATCGACATCAAGCTCGCAAAAAACTATCTGCTCCCAAAGTTGGATTTTAAGGGTGGACAAATGGACGCCGGCTCGGACTGGAATGTGGGTGTCGGGTATCGGACGGAATCGTGGTTTGCGATGCCGCTGTTCCAGAGAGAAGGGCGGGGGAAGGTCCTCTACGCGGAAGCGGACCAGCAACAATTGGCCTTGAAACAGCTGTACACCGAGCAACAAGTCAGCATCGACGTGGACAACTGGCTCTCCGCCCAAGTGCGGGCCAGAGACCGGGTGAAGGCGGCGACGGAGGCGCTGCGGTTGGCCAAGACACTGGAGGAGGGAGAACGAACCCGATTCAACATGGGTGCGACCACCGTTCTCTTTGTGAACCTCCGTGAGCGCAACGTGGTGGAACAGGCGTACCAGCTGTATCGGGCGCAAGCCGACTACGCCGTGTCGCGTGGAGGCATGCTGTGGGCGAGGGGCTCATTGTCGAAGCCGTGGCCCCAAAGCGAGTTGGCCAAGTACGGGAACCCGCTGACGGCGGCGGGCACGAACGGCTTCAAACGACCGGGACGCGATTAA
- a CDS encoding TolC family protein, producing MGEGLIVEAVAPKRVGQVREPADGGGHERLQTTGTRLIQQHKEHPSLILLLLFSLMMVPATALAEPVLDSTVVRTQSVRTAPLTIEEVLARIELTHPLLQATGLERAQARAKVFKALGVWEPKIRNELEFDRYQTYNLTNASGAPNHLSSGYVDTFLKIGHPWGWEIFGGIRNVFGDHATLSGQLGNGDRNVVTPSIAVPQDFQLFYPQQMGLVGGKLNLLRGFMVNEEFAQFQQAEIAGPQAEVKVAQKRQDLYLAGAIQYWDWQVAVKQADVVKRALDVADERYRMVEGRSKAGAVAPIDVVEAREEVQRRREAAIAAQRKVEYEQYKLALFLWENGQPVTPRPEWAPEFQGETPVPTEEEIAAFKVAATEDRPEVRDLYIEAKLNNIELKLAKNNLLPKLTVEGGPAIGSIYWVGGIGYRMATFFSMPLFNRAARGKVLHAEAEQERLAWKQAYAERQVQIDVDNWLSAIVRARDRVKASTEALRLAKTLEEGERVRFNMGATSVLFVNLRERAVVELAYELYRAQADYVVSRGGMLWARGALSKPLAESVLAKYGEPLNAAGSSGRKLPGRD from the coding sequence GTGGGCGAGGGGCTCATTGTCGAAGCCGTGGCCCCAAAGCGAGTTGGCCAAGTACGGGAACCCGCTGACGGCGGCGGGCACGAACGGCTTCAAACGACCGGGACGCGATTAATTCAGCAACATAAGGAGCATCCTTCCTTGATCCTTCTTTTGCTGTTCTCGTTGATGATGGTGCCGGCGACCGCACTAGCAGAACCGGTGCTCGACTCGACCGTTGTGCGGACACAGTCAGTCCGTACCGCTCCCCTGACCATTGAAGAGGTGCTGGCTAGGATTGAGTTGACCCATCCGCTGCTCCAGGCGACCGGACTGGAGCGGGCGCAGGCCCGGGCGAAGGTCTTCAAAGCATTGGGTGTGTGGGAGCCGAAGATTCGGAACGAGCTCGAGTTTGACCGGTATCAAACGTACAATCTGACGAACGCCAGTGGCGCGCCGAATCACTTAAGTTCTGGCTATGTTGATACCTTTCTCAAGATCGGGCACCCTTGGGGGTGGGAGATCTTCGGCGGTATCCGTAATGTCTTTGGGGATCATGCGACGCTCAGTGGGCAGCTTGGTAATGGTGACCGTAACGTCGTGACTCCCTCGATAGCGGTCCCTCAAGACTTTCAACTGTTCTATCCGCAGCAAATGGGCCTCGTCGGCGGAAAGTTGAATCTCCTGCGGGGATTCATGGTCAACGAAGAGTTTGCCCAATTTCAACAGGCGGAAATCGCCGGGCCGCAAGCCGAGGTGAAGGTGGCCCAGAAACGGCAAGACCTTTATCTCGCCGGGGCCATTCAATACTGGGATTGGCAGGTCGCCGTCAAACAAGCCGATGTGGTGAAGCGTGCGCTGGACGTCGCAGACGAGCGCTATCGCATGGTTGAGGGTAGGTCCAAAGCCGGTGCGGTCGCTCCGATCGACGTGGTCGAAGCCAGAGAAGAAGTTCAGCGGCGTCGAGAGGCTGCCATTGCCGCGCAACGAAAGGTCGAATATGAGCAATATAAGCTGGCGCTCTTTCTCTGGGAAAACGGCCAACCTGTAACACCTCGCCCTGAATGGGCACCGGAGTTTCAAGGGGAAACGCCGGTGCCGACTGAGGAGGAGATAGCGGCCTTCAAGGTGGCAGCCACGGAGGACCGGCCGGAAGTGCGCGATCTCTACATTGAAGCCAAATTGAACAATATCGAACTGAAACTGGCGAAGAATAATCTGCTTCCAAAGCTCACGGTTGAGGGAGGGCCTGCGATCGGCTCTATCTATTGGGTTGGAGGCATCGGCTATCGAATGGCCACGTTCTTCAGTATGCCGTTGTTCAATCGGGCTGCCCGAGGGAAAGTCCTTCACGCCGAAGCGGAGCAGGAGCGATTGGCCTGGAAACAAGCATACGCGGAGCGACAAGTTCAGATCGACGTTGATAACTGGCTCTCAGCGATTGTGCGGGCCCGAGACCGAGTGAAAGCCTCAACAGAGGCTCTGCGATTGGCCAAGACGTTGGAGGAAGGCGAACGGGTTCGGTTTAATATGGGAGCGACGAGTGTGCTGTTCGTCAACCTACGAGAGCGTGCGGTGGTCGAATTGGCTTACGAACTCTACCGTGCCCAAGCCGACTATGTGGTGTCCCGAGGAGGGATGCTGTGGGCAAGGGGGGCACTGTCGAAACCACTGGCTGAAAGTGTGCTTGCCAAATATGGCGAGCCATTAAATGCCGCAGGCTCGTCCGGTCGTAAACTACCTGGACGTGACTAA
- a CDS encoding ATP-binding cassette domain-containing protein — MKEPQGKSSYPGLFDALMKQLSVAMRAEKRIMHLILSYALAVAFFSLIIPLTVQELVSTFSYAIQPVMIWTLTGIMLLVLLFVGLFKTFHFYAVDVVQRRLFARVSVAMVEQIPRNRFRGSRGDLSNFFIETVFMQRALSTLLIDLVNVVVGGTVGMILLMVYHPYFLTYNLVLMAGFLVTFFVLSRGALRATLDMSHAKYDVFNWIQEISHNALQLKATDSRPFVMQRTNDLVNRYVEARKARFAVLVRQYIGSVGGQAIAHAGALGIAGYLMAQGQLTLGQLVAVQAVVSALVINFDSLIKNMGHVYYFFASLTHLDEVFTQEQDFVSTESAVALPKHLNQGVRVTCKGVSLTHGGASVFDGFNLDVAPGEKLGIYARTTAAKTALARVLGGLETPTTGVVQYNGVDLRYIEPNAINQCRSVMIDSQLSLIEGTIEENIVMGRSYVTYDDLNWALRFTELEEDVETLPRAAKSDISALGESLSPTHIVQILLARAILGRPQVLIFDGLIHSLEPSLRERVLRRLCSKDEAWSVIFVSTDPNLTDHADRRIMLHHANA, encoded by the coding sequence ATGAAAGAACCTCAGGGCAAAAGTAGTTATCCGGGCCTGTTCGACGCGCTGATGAAGCAGCTCTCCGTGGCCATGCGGGCTGAGAAAAGGATCATGCATTTGATTCTTTCTTATGCTCTGGCCGTCGCATTCTTTTCTCTCATCATTCCGTTGACCGTGCAGGAGTTGGTCAGCACGTTTTCATATGCGATTCAGCCGGTCATGATTTGGACGTTGACCGGTATCATGCTGCTGGTACTGTTATTTGTCGGCTTGTTCAAGACGTTCCACTTTTATGCCGTGGATGTCGTGCAACGCCGTCTTTTTGCCAGAGTCTCGGTGGCGATGGTTGAACAGATCCCTCGGAACCGATTCAGAGGGTCCCGAGGAGACCTTTCAAACTTCTTTATTGAAACGGTCTTTATGCAGCGGGCGTTGTCCACGTTACTCATCGATCTGGTAAATGTCGTAGTGGGCGGGACGGTCGGCATGATCTTGCTGATGGTCTACCATCCCTATTTTCTCACGTACAACCTGGTGCTCATGGCCGGATTCCTGGTCACATTTTTCGTGCTCTCCCGCGGTGCACTGAGGGCGACTCTCGATATGTCTCACGCGAAATACGATGTGTTCAATTGGATTCAAGAGATTTCACACAATGCGTTGCAGTTGAAGGCCACGGATAGCCGACCGTTTGTCATGCAACGGACGAATGACTTGGTCAACCGGTATGTAGAAGCTCGGAAGGCACGGTTTGCCGTCCTCGTGCGTCAATACATCGGTTCTGTGGGGGGACAAGCTATAGCGCATGCGGGTGCGCTTGGTATCGCCGGCTATCTTATGGCCCAGGGGCAGTTGACACTTGGACAATTGGTAGCCGTCCAAGCGGTCGTCAGTGCACTGGTGATCAATTTTGACTCCCTGATCAAGAACATGGGCCATGTGTACTATTTCTTCGCCTCCCTCACTCACCTTGATGAGGTCTTTACACAGGAGCAAGATTTCGTTTCGACCGAATCGGCTGTGGCACTGCCGAAGCATTTGAATCAAGGAGTCCGTGTTACCTGCAAAGGCGTCAGTCTCACTCACGGTGGTGCATCTGTGTTTGACGGTTTCAACTTGGATGTGGCACCTGGGGAAAAACTTGGGATCTATGCCCGGACAACAGCGGCCAAAACGGCTTTGGCCAGGGTATTGGGTGGTCTCGAAACTCCGACCACGGGTGTTGTTCAGTACAATGGAGTCGATCTCCGGTACATCGAGCCTAATGCGATCAATCAATGCCGTAGCGTCATGATCGATTCACAGTTGTCTTTGATCGAGGGAACGATCGAAGAAAATATAGTCATGGGTCGCTCGTATGTTACCTATGATGATCTCAACTGGGCCCTCCGCTTCACGGAGCTCGAGGAAGATGTCGAAACTCTGCCACGCGCAGCTAAATCGGATATATCAGCGCTGGGCGAGTCCCTTTCGCCGACTCACATCGTACAGATCCTCTTAGCTCGCGCTATCCTCGGACGTCCCCAAGTTCTCATATTCGATGGCTTGATTCACTCACTCGAACCATCGTTACGCGAAAGAGTGCTACGCCGGTTGTGCTCCAAGGATGAAGCATGGTCGGTTATCTTTGTATCAACGGATCCAAACCTGACGGATCATGCTGATCGTCGTATTATGCTTCATCATGCCAATGCATAA
- a CDS encoding ABC transporter permease encodes MASLSGGLENSGGRALIKRGVGLEAITIEQGPALAKLPCWEAVQIPRGMFTASRAILTILLVFLIILEFVPWTQTIQASGKVSAYTPYDRPQQLESRITGRVKAWHIYEGVKVKKGELVGELEDYDPTFMAPEILPLFEQRRVALEQTRQAALARADQLTKRIGEMKKLVQAAVPSAEARVVEADNKVREAQQKVEQLKIDVHTAQLNVDRHRQLVRDGLVSQRELELTIQTEIGTKAGLQAAQASLLAAEQARSALSFGRDQITADVQQKLMDAIASRDAAVAEAAKATESLADISYRQQGVQQRIEAAKLIAPMDGTVVKMAKVGINETVKQGENLVTISPLASDPAIEMTAEGLDAPLLTPGRKVRILFFGVPAIPLPAWPSLMAGTRGGVIKVVDQIDDGKGNYRFWVVPDPDDPQPWPEQAKVRQGTRVLGWVIMNRVPLWYELWRRFNFFPPDYIERSPSVFEMFAPRAAGQGVK; translated from the coding sequence ATGGCTAGCCTAAGTGGTGGTCTCGAAAACAGTGGGGGACGTGCGCTGATTAAGCGAGGGGTCGGGTTAGAGGCGATCACTATTGAACAGGGACCCGCATTGGCCAAGTTGCCATGCTGGGAAGCCGTACAAATTCCACGGGGTATGTTCACGGCTTCACGCGCGATTCTAACGATTCTTCTGGTGTTTCTGATTATCCTCGAGTTCGTACCCTGGACGCAGACCATCCAGGCGTCCGGGAAGGTTTCCGCGTATACTCCCTATGATCGCCCTCAACAGCTCGAGTCTAGAATCACCGGCCGTGTCAAGGCCTGGCATATTTATGAAGGCGTCAAGGTGAAAAAGGGAGAACTCGTCGGCGAGCTGGAGGACTACGATCCAACCTTCATGGCGCCTGAGATCCTCCCACTGTTCGAACAACGGAGGGTGGCTCTGGAGCAAACACGCCAAGCGGCACTGGCCCGGGCGGATCAGCTCACCAAGAGAATTGGAGAGATGAAGAAGTTGGTCCAAGCCGCCGTCCCCTCGGCAGAAGCCCGAGTAGTGGAAGCTGACAACAAGGTTCGTGAGGCTCAACAGAAGGTCGAGCAACTTAAAATTGATGTGCATACGGCACAACTCAATGTCGACCGGCACAGACAACTTGTCAGGGATGGATTGGTCTCTCAACGTGAACTTGAGTTGACGATTCAAACGGAAATCGGGACCAAGGCCGGTCTCCAGGCAGCGCAGGCCAGCCTTTTGGCTGCTGAACAAGCCAGGTCGGCTTTAAGCTTCGGTCGCGATCAGATCACGGCAGACGTGCAGCAAAAGCTCATGGATGCCATAGCGTCTCGAGATGCTGCGGTGGCTGAAGCTGCCAAGGCGACAGAGAGTTTGGCAGACATATCTTACCGGCAACAGGGCGTCCAACAACGTATCGAGGCCGCGAAACTCATAGCGCCAATGGATGGGACGGTTGTCAAGATGGCTAAGGTTGGAATCAATGAAACGGTCAAGCAGGGAGAGAATCTGGTCACCATTTCTCCACTCGCTTCCGATCCGGCCATCGAAATGACAGCTGAAGGGTTGGATGCTCCGCTCTTGACCCCAGGCCGAAAAGTGAGGATCCTATTCTTCGGCGTGCCGGCCATTCCATTACCAGCCTGGCCTTCATTGATGGCGGGTACCCGAGGCGGCGTCATCAAAGTGGTCGATCAAATCGACGATGGAAAGGGAAACTATCGCTTCTGGGTGGTTCCCGATCCGGATGATCCTCAGCCCTGGCCGGAACAGGCCAAGGTGCGCCAGGGTACGAGAGTGTTGGGCTGGGTGATCATGAATCGTGTGCCACTCTGGTACGAACTGTGGCGGCGGTTCAACTTCTTCCCACCGGACTATATTGAACGGTCGCCCAGTGTGTTTGAGATGTTCGCTCCCAGGGCGGCTGGGCAGGGCGTCAAGTAA
- the purE gene encoding 5-(carboxyamino)imidazole ribonucleotide mutase — MTKTGRVPGRSRHKASRTFQNGKPVVGVLGGSKSDFPVLEKAGAILAQFGIPYELLVVSAHRTPDRLFEYATTAPGRGIKVIIAGAGGAAHLPGMLAAKTHLPVIGVPIPTENLRGLDSLLSIVQMPKGIPVATVAIGGAENAGILAAQILAGSYPEIAERIKDYRTVQTESVLNSPEAKGKSFGNLGADETSRRS, encoded by the coding sequence ATGACCAAGACGGGGCGCGTACCGGGCCGCTCCCGGCACAAGGCTAGCCGAACGTTTCAGAACGGTAAGCCGGTTGTCGGGGTGCTGGGTGGGAGTAAATCTGATTTCCCTGTTTTAGAAAAGGCGGGAGCGATCTTGGCACAGTTTGGTATTCCGTATGAACTCTTAGTCGTCTCTGCTCATCGAACACCGGATCGCCTATTTGAGTATGCCACAACAGCTCCCGGTCGTGGAATCAAGGTGATTATCGCAGGCGCCGGCGGAGCGGCTCACCTTCCCGGTATGTTGGCGGCGAAAACTCATCTCCCGGTAATTGGCGTACCCATCCCAACCGAAAATCTTCGTGGTCTCGATTCCTTGTTGTCGATTGTCCAGATGCCCAAAGGGATTCCCGTCGCCACTGTCGCAATCGGTGGTGCCGAGAATGCCGGGATCCTTGCGGCACAAATTCTTGCCGGTAGTTATCCCGAAATTGCTGAACGGATCAAAGACTATCGGACGGTTCAAACGGAGAGCGTGCTCAATTCCCCTGAGGCCAAGGGCAAGAGTTTTGGCAATCTTGGAGCCGATGAGACGAGTCGGCGGTCGTGA